The genome window GGGGCTCAATcatagcccagaatatacagcagaaggaaaaattgcagcagctttttaagtcaaacttttgatctgttaaccatccgaaactcacctgaggccctcgagacctcaaccaaatataccaacaagtcctaaaatatcatacgaacttagtcgaacctctaaatcacatcaaacaacgctaaaaccatgaatcataccccaattcaagcttaatgaaactaagagttttcaacttctacattctatgtcggaacctatcaaatcaattccgattgacctcatattttacacacaagtcataaattacataacggagctatgaaaattttcggaactggattccgactccggtatcaaaaagtcaactcatcggtcaaacttccaaatttacaaaagggcccatgaattcaataccccacacatcgaaaatgtCAATAtccaaaatggttgtgagaggcatttaattcttctttgagattccaccaaccctttgacattcatcacatctttttacTAAATCACTAGCGTCCtcgtaaagagtgggccaatagaaaccgtaacttagcactttggccgccgttctttctccaccatggtgaccaccacatggccccaagaatttcaccttgctcttaTTCCGGTACACATCTTTTAATCACTCCATccatacaaatccgaaaaaggtatggttTATCTCAATAATAATCTTTACAATCCCGTTTGCGCTTCTtactttggtttgaagagaactcatccgagatgattccacacacaaggaaatttgctagatccgcgaaccatgtcTCCTCTTTCATTGAGATAGCCAAAAGTTTCTCATCGGGGaagaagtcattgatttcaagtccatcatgtggcctcccctccttctccaaacgagacaagtggttcgccacttgatttttactcctttttctatcttggatgtcaatatcaaactcttacaACAAAAGAACCCATCTCATTAACCGAGCTTTAGAATATTTCTTACTCATAAGATAacaaagtgccgcatgatccgtgtggataatgacatttgcacccatcaagtacgagcggaacttctcaattgtaAACACAATGGtaaggagctctttctctgtaaTGATGTAGTTGATTTGGAAACCATTCATGGTCTTAttagcatagtagaccagattAAAAATTTTGTTGATGCATTTTCCCAAAACaaccccaaccgctacgtcacttgcatcacacatgagttcaaaagggacactccaatttggagcggtaatgatgggagtagttgtcaacttgaacttcaaaTATTCAttggctctcatgcaatcatcattgaagttaaacttagcatctttctcatgaagcttgcacaacgggttcatcaccttagagaaatctttgattaAACGCTGGTAAAATcctgcgtggcctaagaaactccgcacacccttcaccgaagttagaGGTGgatgtttagaaatcacctcaatatttgccttatcaacttcaattccattctttgatatcttgtggccaaggacaatgccttcctcaaccatgaaatgacacttcttccaattgagcaccaaatttgtttcttcacatcttgccaacactttatctaaatttgcaagacaatcatcaaaagaatatccaaccaccgagaagtcatccatgaaaacttcaaggtagtcctctaccatgtccgtgaagatagccatcatgcacctttgaaaagttgtcggtgtattgcacaaaccaaatggcatccgcttgaaggcaaAATTACCATAGAGACGTGTGAAGGTtattttctcttggtcctccggagcaataaggatttggttgtagcccgaatacccatcaataaagcaatagaaagcacggcaggccaatctatcaagcatttgatctaagaaaggaagtgggaaatgatccttccttatgactttgttgagcttgcgatagtccatacacactctccaaccaGTCattgttcttgtaggaatcaactcattcttgtcattggtgaccaccgtcatgcccccttcttcggGACACATTGAACTGGAGAAGTTCATGAACTATCGGAAAttgggtagacaaccccgacatccaaccacttgataatctcctttttgacaacttcttgcatagcctcattgaatATCCTTTGatattcaatagatggtttggcgccttccttcaagttgatcttatgcatgcaaaatgcggggcttatcccccggatatctgccaatgtccacccaatagccttattcctcttatgtagcaccgccaatgtagaatctacaTGTACGTtggtcaaacaagaggaaagagtaaccggtaaagtagaacaagggccaagaaattcatatcgaagatgtggaggcaatggcttcaactccaaagtaggaggctcttcaatagaaggctttatAGGAGGAGTTGtcttattttcaagatccaaagatagtttccagggtgcataattgtacgaccctattccttgcaaagagtttgcatattccatgaagccatccatatCGTCATCattaaagttgagcaagacgacctccgacatatcaccaacattgatcgtggcacttgtatcatcaacaataacatcgttcaccaagtccacaaaagaacacacctcattgctattttgttgccgcatggacttacacacatggaatatcactttttcatcacccaacCGGAAAgtaagttctccggcttcaacattACAAAGtgccttccctgtagcaaggaaaggtcttctaagaataattggcacctcataatcaacttcacaatctagaatgacaaaatccgccggaagaatgaatttatcaacacgaaccaagacatatTCAATtactcccaaaggtctcttcatggtacgatcggccattttcAATCTCATAaaagtgggtcttggtttcccaattcccaaggtcttgaaaaccgaatagggcatcaaattgatacttgccccaagatcagaAAGAGcattagcaaactcggcacttccaattgtacaagaaatcgtgaaagcaccgggatcttccaacttaggagctaTTGAATGcataattgcactcacttgatgagtgactttgatagttgtaaaattcattgaccgcttctttgtcacaagatccttcataaacttcgcataaccgggcatttgttacaaagcttcaactaatggcacattgataaAGAGACTcgtcatcatttgaatgaactttttgaattgattctcgccattttgtttGGAAAGTCTTTGAGGATATAAAGGTGGAGGCCTAGTAAATGGtaccttagccttttgcactaccgattCCGGTAtatcaataatgtgatccctagacggttttgcatcctcttgagtctcttccacattatcatcaatatcaatccaaacttcatcatttgattgcaccATATTGTTCGAGgtctcttcttcttgtaccacttgctcatcctcaacaagttgcttttgacttgaggtgggtgcattcccacctcttctacttcttgtagtaacggccatggcatgccccgtgttatTTCTACCCTTTGGATttaccaccgtatcacttggtagtaccctcttaggatgagaatttagagcttgagaaattttccccatttgaacttctaagttgcatATTGAtatgttgtgtgaggcaagttgggcatccgaatcggcattcttctccatcatttgattgaacatattctcaatactccacatctc of Nicotiana tomentosiformis chromosome 7, ASM39032v3, whole genome shotgun sequence contains these proteins:
- the LOC138896169 gene encoding uncharacterized protein — translated: MPGYAKFMKDLVTKKRSMNFTTIKVTHQVSAIMHSIAPKLEDPGAFTISCTIGSAEFANALSDLGASINLMPYSVFKTLGIGKPRPTFMRLKMADRTMKRPLGVIEYVLVRVDKFILPADFVILDCEVDYEVPIILRRPFLATGKALCNVEAGELTFRLGDEKVIFHVCKSMRQQNSNEVVLLNFNDDDMDGFMEYANSLQGIGSYNYAPWKLSLDLENKTTPPIKPSIEEPPTLELKPLPPHLRYEFLGPCSTLPVTLSSCLTNVHVDSTLAVLHKRNKAIGWTLADIRGISPAFCMHKINLKEGAKPSIEYQRIFNEAMQEVVKKEIIKWLDVGVVYPISDSS